The window AATGGCTCCAATGCTAACTTCTCATTCCGAAGCTCCGTCACTCTGGGCAATCTCTTCAAGAGCTCTCGGAATGAGGAGAGTGTGTCCAACAATACCAAAGATCCCGTCACATCCCCTATTGGAACAAACCCTGGTCTCCGCGCGAAGTCAATGGATCTCTCGCGGTTGCAAAGCGATACCGCTAACGATGTTTCTGCCCAAAAGCGAGCTCGCTTATCTCTTGACCAGACTCAACGTGCGAGTAGAGCCACAAGCGGGTCGGACTACGCTGGTGCTCTGGAGCGGGAAATGGTCGCTGCTCTTGGGCTGTCGCCGGATCCAGGACCTACGTCATGGGCAAGAAATGTTCCATTTGCACAAGGCACGCAGGCACAGGCCGAAGAGGATACGGCCGAGTCAACAGAGAAGAACCTGCGGGGTGTTCCCGGGCAACAACTCGATCAAAACAGATCAGAGACTGCACCGTCATCGATTCGTCCGGTGTCCGATGAGATAGGCCCCGCTCCTCCGGCAAAGGACGTACCTCTTCCCCCACCGAAAGACAAACCTAGTACTCCGCCAAAGGTCTATCCCTTCATGCCAAAGAGGAAACATGCAATGGCGGATCAGTCGTCGGACTCTTCAGAGGCTGAAGAGAAACCCTCGCTCCCACCGAAGGACTtacctcctcctcttccctccaaaGATCAGCCTATTCCTCCGCCCAAGGATTATATGACCGTTCCGCAACCGTTGGATAAAGTACGCAGCCATGCGTCAATTTCTTCAATTGGAACTGAGGACCAAATCGCGAATCAACCGCTTGAAAATTCCGAACTCAAGCTCTACGACAGTCCCCCTTCGCCTCTGCAAAAACCAGCTGATCAGTCATATTGCGAACCTGCGTCCCAAGCCAGAGTCTCAAGAGCTTCCTTGCCGTCTGCTGAGGTGGCGCCAGACTATACACCCGTTTACCCGCCCGCACCACTACCGACCTCTTCTGAGATATTGGAATCCAAGCGACAGTCGATTAGTGGCGCACCGGAGACCGCTCCGGAAGTGCAAAGTCCGCTGCGGAACGAAATCAGATATTCCCCTGGAACAAGGAGCAGTATGTTGAGCTTTGGTCGGCAGAGCGGCACCAGCAAAGGAACTCGTCCTCCCACGCCGGCCAAAGACATTTCGCAAGCTGCAGGAGCAGATTCTCCACCCGGTCAAAATGAGGACTCTACCTTTGGTAAGTTGAAGAGGTTCGGGAAACGACGTCGAGCATCCGTGGGAGATATTTTTTCTGGTCTTCAGGGAGGTCAGAAGCGAACATTCAGCAGGATAAGTGTATGTCTCCCCTTCCGAAAGTCAGTATGTAGAAAACACGGTCTAACGAGATACAGGGTCTTTTCAGTCGGCAAACTGAGTCTCAACCGCAAGGGAACGGAGCGTCTGAGCCAGCAAAAACCAACTCCCACCAGACAGAGTTCAAGGTCCTATCAAGGCCACCCCGGGTGAACGGAAATGCGCCGCATATTCCATCTGGTGCGAGTTCCGAGCAACATGCCCCCTCTGTACCGAAACATCTGCCCTCAGATCCCGCTGTGGAACAACCGCTGCCATCCTTGCCAGCCAACATGGAATATCTACAACAGCCACGCCAACGCGCCAGTATGCCACCTATCTCGTCTTTGAACCCTCTTGCCTCGGACAAATTTTACTCGCCTGTCACTGGCAGCACACCAAACGGGACCTCCGATGCACCTTGGCACACTCGCGCCGCGAACCAACCCTATCAGAGGGCATCCGTGCCTCCATGGATATCCGAAGACAGCACTGCGCTGGCTCAGCAGCAACCAACAAGGCTTAACGAAGGCTTCTCCACCGATCCCTATTCGACCGCAGGCCACCCGCACCGCGATGACGAGCCGCGGATTGTCAACGACCCACCACGTGAACCAGTAGAGCTGGCTCTCACGAAGGACGATTCGAGCGACGAAATCCTCATGTCGCCGACAACATACCCGGGCCAGGAATGGATACCGACGCATATGTAGTTTTTTTCTTATTGTTTAATGTTTCTCCCGTACATTGACATGGCACGATACCCTTTTTGTTCTCCGATCATGCCTTTTGCATGTTGGATGTGGATATAGTATATGTTCATGCTTTTATGCTCTACGAGGTACATACAAGAATACGAGGTACGCTGTTCATCTGTCGGTTGATTTAGGGGGTACTCAGCAGTTGTAGCGAGAGCAGCATGCCGGTGAGATTTGGATTGGTAAAAATAAGATACAAATCAAGTCAAAAACAACCCCATCAGTTCCCGGTGGCATATTGACCGGCAACTGTACAAACATCAATATTGTCATCCAGACGTTCAACCTCCACGGCTAGCTCAGGACGGCCCGGCGCTAGCGTGTCCTCCATTCCTCCTGCGTGACGTGGGACATGGCGACCACCAAGGGAGCAAGAGCCTCGAACTCAGCGGTTGTGGTCATAACAGCATGCCGGTGGGGTCTGAATTGGTAGAAATTAGATACAAATCAAGTGGAAAACCCTCCTTCAGTTCACGAAGGTGGCGTATTGACGATCCAGGTCTGTGAGCAGACATACCTTTTCTCTCCGATTTCTTAAATTTCATCCCAAGAGGCCCCTGCCAGTCTCTCCAGTGTCTTTTTGTCAAGAACAATGTCCGTCTCGGTCCCTTGTGGGtttcggaggaagagaagctcGAACGGTATAGTCAGGTTGTCACTTGCCACGATCGACGTGTctgtgttcttcttgacgaTCACCTGCTGGCGGATTTCGGGAGCAGATTCTTTGTTGCGACGAGGCAGTCGGTCGGTCAGAGACCAGAGGTGATAAGTGATAATCTTTTTGTCCTTGGGAACATGAACGGCGAGGACAAGCTTCACGTCCCCCTCAGAGGCATGAATCCACCACAACGCGTCTTGGCGAAGCTGCGATGCGCTTTGCGAATGTGCTACCTCAATCACCATGGAAGGCCACTTCGGAAGGCGGCCCTGTGGGAGTGAAGTCGGTTTGAACTGGGCATCaggcctcttcttcctgtcggGCCCGTCGACAAGAACCCCAGTGTACATTTTGAGGTTTTGCAAAACATCCATACCCATCTTTGTCAATTTATCCGCCAGTGCTACCATCAGCTCGGCATTGGTACGGCCATGTGCTTGGCTTTCCATTCTGAGGATGAGTAGTTGTGGTTGGGGAAGGTAGGAGTGGAATGATTGGGGGAGGGAGTAGAAGTTCAGTT of the Penicillium psychrofluorescens genome assembly, chromosome: 1 genome contains:
- a CDS encoding uncharacterized protein (ID:PFLUO_000279-T1.cds;~source:funannotate), which translates into the protein MTSQGLSLPPGTSQFRYQSWQQLRKSLEREQDLYTADKAGTRSEYVLIKNVDELTFQQLRENKLNFYSLPQSFHSYLPQPQLLILRMESQAHGRTNAELMVALADKLTKMGMDVLQNLKMYTGVLVDGPDRKKRPDAQFKPTSLPQGRLPKWPSMVIEVAHSQSASQLRQDALWWIHASEGDVKLVLAVHVPKDKKIITYHLWSLTDRLPRRNKESAPEIRQQVIVKKNTDTSIVASDNLTIPFELLFLRNPQGTETDIVLDKKTLERLAGASWDEI